The following coding sequences lie in one Tichowtungia aerotolerans genomic window:
- a CDS encoding MFS transporter yields the protein MKNDKRDAFIETLYNRVTGEEDTRVCKDIPESACKDQPHNFFAYLGSNLLGKVADEIASAKLIIPWLFGMLGVPAIFTGFLVPIREGGVLLPQLLVAAAVRKMAIRKKVWIVGALLSAISLFGMAAAALSAKGASAGGAILLMLILFSLSRGLCSVSAKDVLGKTVSKSRRGALMGWSSGLSGIAVLLIGLWLGTVDLETAGPHVFFGLLITSGILWIIASLIFSAITEQPGATEGGGNALKVAMQQLKLLKTDAPFRRFVTARGLLLSVALAPPFYVLIAQSQTEGGLLGLGSLIIANGLAASLSAPFWGYMGDRSSKQVMAIAATGSGLLGIFTFIAVMNHWQWAINAYGMAVIFLILNVMHGGVRLGRKVYLVDMATGDNRAAYVAISNTVIGVLMLFGGLIGLIGDWLGPAATVLVLGALSILSVFYIKHLPDVSEPS from the coding sequence ATGAAAAACGACAAACGGGACGCATTCATTGAAACCTTATACAACCGTGTGACCGGCGAGGAAGACACCCGCGTATGTAAAGATATTCCGGAATCCGCCTGCAAAGACCAGCCACACAACTTTTTTGCTTATCTCGGATCCAACCTCCTCGGGAAAGTGGCCGACGAGATCGCCAGCGCCAAACTGATTATTCCGTGGCTGTTCGGCATGCTCGGCGTTCCGGCCATCTTCACCGGATTTCTGGTTCCCATCCGTGAAGGCGGCGTTCTGCTTCCTCAGCTGCTCGTCGCCGCCGCGGTCCGGAAAATGGCGATTCGGAAAAAGGTGTGGATTGTCGGAGCGCTGTTGTCGGCCATCAGCCTGTTCGGAATGGCCGCCGCGGCACTGAGTGCGAAAGGCGCCTCCGCGGGTGGAGCCATTCTGCTGATGCTGATTCTCTTCAGCCTGTCGCGCGGGCTCTGCTCAGTTTCCGCCAAAGATGTTCTCGGCAAAACTGTTTCCAAAAGCCGGCGCGGTGCACTGATGGGATGGAGTTCCGGTCTCTCCGGCATTGCCGTCCTGCTGATCGGGCTGTGGCTGGGAACCGTTGATTTAGAGACTGCCGGACCGCACGTCTTCTTCGGCCTGCTTATCACCAGCGGCATCCTGTGGATTATTGCCAGCCTGATTTTTTCCGCCATCACTGAACAGCCGGGTGCAACTGAAGGCGGAGGCAATGCTCTGAAAGTTGCAATGCAGCAGCTGAAACTCCTAAAAACCGACGCACCGTTCCGCCGTTTCGTCACTGCCCGCGGGCTGCTTTTATCCGTCGCTCTCGCACCGCCGTTTTATGTTTTAATCGCGCAGTCGCAAACCGAAGGCGGACTGCTTGGTCTTGGATCACTCATCATCGCCAACGGACTGGCCGCCAGCCTCTCCGCTCCGTTCTGGGGCTACATGGGCGACCGATCCAGCAAGCAGGTCATGGCGATTGCCGCGACCGGCTCCGGACTGCTCGGCATCTTCACATTCATTGCCGTAATGAATCATTGGCAATGGGCTATCAACGCATACGGCATGGCTGTTATTTTCCTGATTCTCAACGTCATGCACGGCGGCGTGCGCCTCGGACGCAAAGTGTATCTGGTGGATATGGCAACCGGAGACAACCGCGCCGCCTATGTCGCCATCTCCAACACCGTCATCGGCGTACTGATGCTTTTCGGCGGCCTGATCGGCTTGATCGGAGACTGGCTGGGCCCGGCCGCGACGGTTCTGGTGCTGGGCGCCCTGTCCATCTTATCCGTCTTTTACATCAAACATCTGCCCGACGTCAGCGAACCTTCATAG
- a CDS encoding mechanosensitive ion channel family protein — protein MTTDFFGNLENTTFLGNALDRWATACAVAVMIALALWLIRVVGRRWARRELRRRFVQKTVHALTTTAGSISYPFIAAVSAFVGSRVLELSDTASLWRRSAMVMLLIIQCGVWVNAFLTAAVRRYERQHLEQNAGKVTTARALVFMGRIFIVVLVVLAVLDNIPGVDVTTLITGLGIGGIAVALALQNILSDLFASLSISLDRPFSIGDFIIVDNFLGTVDHIGLKTTRIRSLGGEQLIFSNNDLLKSRIRNYKRMEQRRVVFGVGVTYQTPPSKLRKIPDIFKEQLDQLDDVHFDRAHFKAYGAYSLDFEFVYYVHSADYNRYMDIQQAINLGLYEEFEKEGIEFAYPTQTLYMDRNESDVLPD, from the coding sequence ATGACGACAGATTTTTTCGGAAATTTGGAAAATACGACCTTCCTTGGCAATGCGCTGGATCGATGGGCAACTGCCTGTGCGGTTGCCGTGATGATTGCTCTGGCACTTTGGCTGATCCGGGTGGTTGGGCGTCGTTGGGCCCGGCGCGAACTCCGGCGGCGGTTTGTTCAGAAAACAGTCCATGCGCTCACAACGACGGCCGGCAGTATTTCCTACCCGTTTATCGCGGCCGTTTCAGCCTTTGTTGGCAGCCGTGTCCTTGAGCTTTCTGACACGGCATCATTATGGCGACGGTCGGCAATGGTTATGCTGCTGATTATTCAGTGCGGTGTTTGGGTGAACGCGTTTCTGACGGCGGCGGTTCGCCGTTATGAACGGCAGCATCTCGAACAGAACGCCGGCAAGGTGACGACAGCAAGGGCTCTCGTTTTTATGGGCCGGATTTTCATTGTCGTTCTGGTGGTGCTGGCCGTCCTTGACAATATTCCCGGAGTCGATGTGACCACGCTGATCACCGGATTGGGGATTGGAGGGATCGCGGTTGCGCTGGCGTTGCAGAACATTTTGAGCGATCTGTTTGCTTCGCTCTCCATATCACTCGATCGTCCATTCTCAATCGGCGATTTTATTATCGTCGACAACTTTCTCGGCACGGTGGATCACATCGGGTTGAAAACAACCCGCATTCGAAGCCTTGGAGGCGAGCAGCTGATTTTTTCCAATAACGACCTGCTGAAAAGCCGCATTCGGAATTATAAACGAATGGAGCAGCGCCGGGTTGTTTTTGGGGTTGGTGTCACCTATCAGACCCCGCCGTCCAAACTTCGGAAAATTCCGGACATTTTCAAAGAACAACTCGACCAGTTGGATGATGTCCATTTCGATCGTGCCCACTTTAAAGCCTACGGGGCGTATTCGCTCGACTTTGAGTTTGTCTATTATGTTCATAGCGCGGATTACAACCGTTACATGGACATTCAGCAGGCCATCAACCTCGGTCTTTACGAAGAGTTTGAGAAAGAAGGCATTGAATTTGCGTATCCGACCCAAACGCTTTACATGGATCGCAATGAATCGGACGTTTTGCCCGACTAG
- a CDS encoding PfkB family carbohydrate kinase translates to MILVLGEILFDELPQGRRPGGAPFNFAQHLHRMGHDVRFVSCIGRDKYGVELLKLVLETGLDSNWLQRHDEALTGRVAITLDPGGVPTYDIVINAAYDFIDFDALPPMSPEMVSFGSLIQRTKAGRKGLQNYLRSLPKSTQRFYDVNFRDGCTSGEILIPSLQQADILKLNDDELPMVGKLTGSDLSGDVLVEWLMQTYAIEQVALTRGSNGCALYREGTKTEMPSGPLTKEDIVDTVGAGDAFAAMLAHCLVNNADSHTTLQQCTRLAEFVCTVPGAVPDDDSIYKTLT, encoded by the coding sequence ATGATTTTAGTATTGGGGGAAATCCTGTTTGACGAACTGCCGCAAGGCAGGCGACCGGGCGGCGCTCCGTTTAATTTCGCGCAGCACCTGCACCGGATGGGCCACGATGTGCGTTTTGTTTCGTGCATCGGACGAGACAAATACGGAGTGGAACTGCTGAAACTGGTTCTGGAAACCGGTCTGGATTCCAACTGGCTCCAACGGCATGACGAGGCCCTCACCGGACGTGTCGCCATTACACTCGATCCCGGCGGCGTTCCAACCTACGACATCGTGATCAATGCGGCATATGACTTTATTGATTTCGACGCCCTGCCGCCAATGTCTCCGGAAATGGTTTCCTTCGGCTCGCTCATCCAGCGCACCAAAGCCGGCCGCAAAGGGCTGCAGAATTATCTGCGGTCTCTGCCAAAGTCCACTCAGCGGTTTTACGACGTCAATTTCCGCGACGGCTGCACCTCCGGCGAGATCCTGATCCCATCCCTGCAGCAGGCCGACATCCTGAAGCTCAACGACGATGAACTTCCAATGGTTGGAAAACTGACCGGATCGGATCTCTCCGGCGACGTGCTCGTCGAATGGCTGATGCAGACATACGCCATCGAACAGGTCGCGCTGACCCGCGGATCGAACGGCTGCGCGCTCTACCGCGAAGGCACAAAAACCGAAATGCCGTCCGGCCCGTTAACCAAAGAAGACATTGTGGATACGGTCGGCGCCGGTGATGCTTTTGCGGCCATGCTGGCTCACTGCCTCGTCAACAACGCCGATTCCCACACCACACTGCAACAGTGCACTCGGCTGGCGGAATTTGTCTGCACCGTTCCCGGCGCCGTGCCGGACGACGATTCCATTTACAAAACACTGACTTAA